One window from the genome of Sphaerotilus microaerophilus encodes:
- the gspI gene encoding type II secretion system minor pseudopilin GspI, with translation MPRPDHPAPRRRCARQVRRARAAARPAQGLTLIEVLVALAIVAVTLTAGLKASAALAGNTQRLGDTLAAQWCADNLLTNLRLQRQFPPVGDSDQSCDQAGQTFPIKLVVRPTPNPGFRRVDVRVTDPAGQPLLQLSTLLPRN, from the coding sequence ATGCCACGCCCTGATCACCCAGCCCCTCGCCGCCGCTGCGCGCGCCAGGTGCGTCGAGCCCGGGCTGCAGCGCGACCGGCGCAGGGCCTGACGCTGATCGAGGTGCTGGTTGCGCTGGCCATCGTCGCAGTGACCCTGACCGCCGGGCTGAAGGCCAGCGCAGCGCTGGCCGGCAACACCCAGCGCCTGGGCGACACGCTGGCGGCGCAGTGGTGCGCCGACAACCTGCTGACCAACCTGCGGCTGCAGCGGCAGTTTCCGCCGGTGGGCGATTCGGACCAGAGCTGCGACCAGGCCGGCCAGACCTTCCCGATCAAGCTGGTGGTGCGCCCCACGCCCAACCCGGGCTTTCGCCGCGTCGATGTGCGCGTGACGGACCCGGCCGGCCAGCCCCTGCTGCAGCTGTCCACCCTGCTGCCCAGGAACTGA
- a CDS encoding PulJ/GspJ family protein — MNEPAAAMALPSPTATRCRRRRARGFTLIEVMVALFVLALMAGMAWQGVDMVLRSREISQARLERLLRLQSVLAQWEADLRQLVDTQVVPPLSFDGAHLRLTRLQADGVQLVTWTLRGQTLERWAAPATRQSEPLQEAYMRSHQLLGSESGTLAALDGIASLQVYFFDQSSNAWRNAQSSGDQEQSEPAPPPEPPATGGAATPPPGKGGAREALPDGVRLVLGLAEAEGRAESGQITRDLRLIHP; from the coding sequence GTGAACGAGCCCGCCGCTGCCATGGCCCTGCCCAGCCCGACCGCCACCCGTTGCCGCCGCCGCCGCGCCCGGGGCTTCACCCTCATCGAGGTGATGGTGGCGCTGTTCGTGCTCGCGCTGATGGCCGGCATGGCCTGGCAGGGCGTGGACATGGTGCTGCGCAGCCGCGAGATCAGCCAGGCCCGGCTGGAGCGGCTGCTGCGCCTGCAGTCGGTGCTCGCCCAGTGGGAGGCCGACCTGCGCCAGCTGGTGGACACCCAGGTGGTGCCGCCGCTGAGCTTCGACGGGGCGCACCTGCGCCTGACGCGCCTGCAGGCCGATGGCGTGCAGCTGGTCACCTGGACGCTGCGCGGCCAGACCCTGGAGCGCTGGGCCGCCCCGGCCACCCGGCAGTCCGAGCCCCTGCAGGAGGCCTACATGCGCTCGCACCAGCTGCTGGGCAGCGAGAGCGGCACCCTGGCGGCGCTGGACGGCATCGCCAGCCTGCAGGTCTACTTTTTCGACCAGAGCAGCAATGCCTGGCGCAACGCCCAGTCCAGTGGCGACCAGGAGCAGTCCGAGCCCGCTCCACCGCCCGAGCCCCCGGCAACGGGCGGCGCGGCAACCCCGCCGCCCGGCAAGGGCGGCGCCCGCGAGGCCCTGCCGGACGGCGTGCGCCTGGTGCTCGGCCTGGCCGAGGCCGAAGGCCGCGCCGAGAGCGGCCAGATCACGCGCGACCTGCGGCTGATCCACCCATGA